In Rosa chinensis cultivar Old Blush chromosome 1, RchiOBHm-V2, whole genome shotgun sequence, a genomic segment contains:
- the LOC112189256 gene encoding serine/threonine-protein kinase VPS15, with the protein MGNKIARTTQVSASEYYLHDLPSSYNLVLKEVLGRGRFFKSIQCKHDEGLVLVKVYFKRGDSIDLREYERRLFHIKETFRALDHPHLWPFQFWQETDKAAYLVRQYFFNNLHDRLSTRPFLSLIEKKWLAFQLLLAVKQCHDKGICHGDIKCENVLVTSWNWLYLADFASFKPTYIPYDDPSDFSFFYDTGGRRLCYLAPERFYEHGGEMQVAQDAPLRPSMDIFAVGCVIAELFLEGQPLFELSQLLAYRRGQYDPSQLLEKIPDCGIRKMILHMIQLEPELRLSADSYLQEYTTIVFPSYFSPFLHNFHCFWNPLHSDMRVALCQSVFPEILKQMMSNRSSQDTSTGHGTPSNIHAVSGKSSQDMIAMQNMNLTKGSPGKKVEMDKGFKRDQFELLGDINTLLRDVKQSNHYSNMKPMVEDNTNSAFSQNLGNYGMQSPGELLQTISHAFRRNDHPFLKKITMNDLNSLMSKYDSQSDTFGMPFLPLPEDSLRCEGMVLITSLLCSCIRNVKLPHLRRRAILLLKSSALYIDDENRLQRVIPYVVAMLSDQAAIVRCAALETLCDILPLVRDFPPSDAKIFPEYILPMLSMLPDDTEESVRICYASNIAKLALTAYGFLVHSITLSEAGVLDELSSPKKLLASSSETSGQLHKVNNDAQLAQLRKSIAEVIQELVMGPKQTPNIRRALLQDISNLCCFFGQRQSNDFLLPILPAFLNDRDEQLRAVFYGQIVYVCFFVGQRSVEEYLLPYIEQAVSDATEAVIVNALDCLAILCKSGYLRKRILLEMIERSFPLLCYPSQWVRRSAVSFIAASSDCLGAVDSYVFLAPVIRPLLRRQPASLASEKALLSCLKPPVSRQVFYQVLENARSSDMLERQRKIWYNSWPQSKQWESVDLLHKGVVELNSMRSWTDDQESPEGQKHSGNDLQQGKLTECDDGEAKFGCMGSFTRNGSSTVDIHDPLSSEKLQYSGFMWPQGSTVNSFMCDKSSVGIPLYSFSMDRRAVGVPPAPSDSSLQVSSVGVGASSMPWMDPVNKSFSLASSVPAPKLVSGSFNISSGSKQFYRVVHEPDGRDNDQTTFVNSKFQDMGLSSATKASSITVEDASSTSDLTGLPSSTRASSIPDSGWRPRGVLVAHLQEHRSAVNDIAVSTDHSFFVSASDDSTVKVWDSRKLEKDISFRSRLTYHMEGSRALCSVMLRGCAQVVVGACDGMIHMFSVDYISRGLGNVVEKYSGVADIKKKDTKEGAILSLLNFSADNYANQMVMYSTQNCGIHLWDIRTNSDSWTLKATPEEGYVSSLVTGPCENWFVSGSSRGVLTLWDMRFLIPVNTWQYSAVCPIEKMCLFLPPPNASVSAAARPLVYVAAGCNEVSLWNAENGTCHQVLRVASYESDAEMSEVPWALARSSTKNSKADMRRNVNPHYRVDELNEPPPRIPGIRSLLPLPGGDLLTGGTDLKIRRWDHYSPDRSYCICGPNLKGVGNDDFYGMRSSFGVQVVQETKRRPLTTKLTAKAVLAAAATDTAGCHRDSILSLASVKLNQRHLISSSRDGAIKVWK; encoded by the exons ATGGGGAACAAGATCGCGCGGACGACCCAGGTGTCGGCGTCGGAGTATTACCTGCACGACCTGCCGTCGTCCTACAACCTCGTGCTGAAAGAGGTTTTAGGTCGCGGACGCTTCTTCAAGTCGATTCAGTGCAAGCACGACGAGGGTTTGGTCCTCGTCAAGGTCTATTTCAAGCGCGGCGACTCCATCGATCTCCGCGAGTACGAGCGCCGTCTCTTCCATATCAAGGAGACCTTTCGCGCCCTCGATCACCCTCACCTCTGGCCCTTCCAG TTTTGGCAAGAGACGGATAAAGCAGCTTATCTTGTGAGACAATACTTCTTCAATAATCTGCATGATCGATTGAGCACGCGCCCCTTTCTCAGTCTCATCGAAAAGAAATGGTTGGCTTTTCAG TTACTTCTTGCTGTGAAACAGTGCCATGACAAAGGAATATGTCACG GTGACATTAAGTGCGAGAATGTCCTGGTGACTTCTTGGAATTGGCTCTATCTTGCTGACTTTGCATCCTTCAAACCCACTTACATTCCGTATGATGACCCTTCTGATTTCTCGTTTTTCTACGACACCGGAGGAAGAAGGCTTTGTTATCTTGCTCCCGAG AGATTTTATGAGCATGGAGGTGAGATGCAAGTTGCGCAAGATGCACCATTAAGACCATCTATGGATATCTTTGCTGTAGG GTGTGTGATTGCTGAGCTTTTTCTTGAGGGTCAGCCCCTATTTGAACTCTCTCAACTTCTCGCTTATCGTAGAGGGCAATACGATCCTAGTCAACTTCTTGAaaag ATACCAGATTGTGGAATCCGCAAAATGATACTTCATATGATTCAGTTGGAACCAGAGTTGCGACTTTCTGCTGATAGCTACCTGCAGGAGTATACAACTATTGTGTTTCCGAGTTACTTCTCTCCATTTCTGCATAATTTTCATTGTTTCTGGAATCCGCTTCATTCTGATATGAGG GTTGCACTTTGCCAGAGTGTTTTTCCTGAGATACTGAAACAAATGATGAGCAATAGGTCATCTCAGGACACTAGCACTGGACATGGAACTCCTTCAAACATCCATGCTGTTAGCGGTAAATCTTCTCAGGACATGATTGCAATGCAGAACATGAATTTGACAAAGGGCTCACCGGGAAAGAAAGTAGAGATGGATAAAGGTTTCAAGCGCGATCAATTTGAACTTCTCGGTGATATCAATACGCTTCTTAGGGATGTTAAACAGAGCAATCATTATTCTAATATGAAGCCAATGGTGGAGGACAACACTAATTCTGCATTTTCCCAGAATCTTGGAAACTATGGCATGCAATCTCCTGGTGAATTACTTCAGACTATCTCCCATGCATTTAGGAGAAATGATCATCCTTTTCTaaaaaagattacaatgaaTGATCTGAATTCATTGATGTCCAAGTATGACAGCCAGTCAGATACCTTTGGTATGCCTTTTTTACCATTACCTGAAGACAGTTTGAGATGTGAGGGCATGGTTCTGATTACCTCTTTGCTATGTTCCTGCATACGCAATGTCAAATTGCCTCATTTAAGGAGGAGGGCGATACTTTTGCTGAAGTCATCTGCATTGTATATTGATGATGAAAACAGGTTGCAGCGTGTAATTCCATATGTTGTTGCAATGCTTTCAGATCAAGCTGCAATTGTGCGTTGTGCAGCCTTGGAGACGTTATGTGACATTCTCCCTTTAGTTCGAGATTTTCCTCCTAGTGATGCAAAAATTTTTCCAGAGTATATTCTACCAATGCTTTCCATGCTTCCTGATGATACAGAGGAAAGTGTGAGGATATGTTATGCCAGTAATATAGCTAAGCTGGCACTAACTGCTTATGGTTTTTTAGTTCACTCAATAACCTTGAGTGAGGCTGGTGTGCTTGATGAATTAAGTTCTCCAAAGAAGCTACTGGCATCATCTAGTGAGACATCTGGTCAGCTCCACAAGGTAAATAATGATGCACAGCTTGCCCAGTTGAGGAAGTCCATAGCTGAAGTCATTCAAGAGCTTGTTATGGGTCCCAAGCAAACTCCCAATATCAGGAGAGCACTCCTTCAGGATATCAGCAATCTATGCTGCTTCTTTGGCCAGAGGCAGAGTAATGACTTTTTGTTACCCATTCTCCCTGCTTTTCTGAATGATCGAGATGAGCAGCTAAGAGCAGTATTCTACGGGCAAATTGTGTATGTATGCTTCTTTGTGGGTCAAAGAAGTGTGGAAGAATATCTTTTACCTTATATTGAGCAGGCTGTAAGTGATGCTACAGAGGCTGTTATTGTCAATGCATTGGACTGTTTGGCCATTTTGTGCAAAAGTGGTTATCTGCGCAAGAGGATACTCCTGGAAATGATTGAGCGTTCATTTCCATTGTTATGCTATCCTAGTCAATGGGTAAGAAGGTCGGCTGTTAGTTTTATTGCAGCCAGCAGTGATTGCTTGGGTGCAGTAGATTCCTATGTATTCCTTGCTCCTGTTATTCGTCCCCTTCTTCGTAGACAGCCAGCATCTCTAGCTTCTGAGAAGGCTCTCCTTTCATGTTTGAAGCCTCCTGTCTCAAGACAGGTATTTTACCAAGTTCTAGAAAATGCAAGGAGTTCAGACATGTTGGAAAGACAGAGAAAGATATGGTACAATTCTTGGCCTCAATCTAAACAATGGGAAAGTGTGGATTTACTTCATAAAGGGGTTGTCGAATTGAATTCGATGAGGAGCTGGACAGACGACCAAGAAAGTCCCGAGGGTCAAAAACATTCTGGAAATGATTTGCAACAGGGAAAGCTAACTGAATGTGATGATGGTGAGGCTAAGTTTGGATGTATGGGAAGCTTTACGCGCAATGGTTCGAGCacagttgacattcatgatccTTTATCCTCTGAAAAGTTGCAGTATTCGGGCTTTATGTGGCCACAGGGAAGTACTGTGAATAGCTTCATGTGTGATAAATCATCAGTAGGGATACCTTTGTACTCATTTAGCATGGACAGGCGAGCAGTGGGAGTTCCTCCTGCTCCATCTGACTCTTCATTACAAGTGAGTTCTGTAGGAGTTGGTGCATCATCTATGCCATGGATGGATCCAGTAAATAAATCTTTTAGTTTAGCTAGTTCTGTTCCAGCACCCAAGCTCGTGTCAGGATCATTCAACATCAGCAGTGGTTCTAAACAATTCTACAGAGTAGTACATGAACCAGATGGTAGGGATAATGACCAAACAACCTTTGTCAATAGCAAATTTCAAGATATGGGGTTATCTAGTGCAACAAAAGCAAGTTCTATTACTGTGGAAGATGCATCCTCTACAAGTGATCTAACAGGATTGCCCTCTTCTACAAGAGCTTCGTCAATTCCAGATTCTGGTTGGAGGCCTCGTGGGGTTTTGGTTGCACACTTGCAAGAGCACCGGTCTGCTGTGAATGACATAGCCGTATCAACTGATCATAGCTTCTTTGTGAGTGCATCTGATGATTCCACTGTCAAGGTATGGGATTCGAGAAAGTTGGAAAAGGACATCTCCTTTAGGTCAAGATTGACTTATCATATGGAGGGAAGCCGTGCACTATGTTCTGTAATGCTCCGGGGCTGCGCTCAAGTTGTAGTTGGAGCATGTGATGGCATGATACATATGTTTTCTGTTGATTACATTTCCAGAGGTCTCGGTAATGTAGTTGAGAAGTATTCAGGTGTTGCTGATATCAAGAAGAAGGACACTAAAGAAGGGGCAATTCTTAGCCTTTTGAATTTCTCTGCTGACAACTATGCAAATCAGATGGTTATGTACAGTACCCAAAATTGTGGGATCCATCTTTGGGATATAAGAACGAATTCAGATTCTTGGACATTGAAAGCAACTCCGGAGGAGGGCTATGTATCTTCCCTAGTAACAGGCCCTTGTGAAAATTGGTTTGTGTCAGGATCTTCAAGGGGTGTGCTCACTCTTTGGGATATGAGGTTCCTTATTCCTGTGAATACATGGCAGTATTCTGCTGTTTGCCCCATAGAGAAAATGTGTCTTTTCCTTCCTCCTCCAAATGCTTCTGTTTCTGCTGCTGCAAGGCCCCTTGTTTATGTTGCTGCAGGTTGCAATGAAGTCTCTCTTTGGAATGCAGAAAATGGCACCTGCCACCAG GTGTTGAGGGTTGCGAGTTATGAAAGTGATGCTGAAATGTCTGAGGTGCCTTGGGCTTTGGCAAGATCATCAACTAAAAATTCCAAAGCGGATATGAGACGGAATGTCAATCCTCATTACAGAGTTGATGAACTGAATGAACCACCTCCTCGCATTCCTGGCATCCGTTCATTGCTTCCCTTACCTGGGGGTGATTTGTTAACTGGGGGAACCGACTTGAAGATACGTCGATGGGATCATTACAG CCCTGATCGAAGTTACTGTATTTGTGGGCCAAACTTGAAGGGTGTTGGAAATGATGATTTTTATGGAATGCGGTCTAGCTTTGGCGTGCAAGTTGTGCAG GAGACAAAGAGACGGCCTCTAACAACAAAGTTGACAGCCAAGGCAGTTCTTGCAGCTGCTGCCACTGATACTGCTGGCTGCCATCGTGATTCAATCCTTTCATTGGCCTCTGTTAAGTTGAATCAAAGACACTTAATATCAAGCAGTAGAGATGGGGCAATCAAGGTCTGGAAGTGA